A DNA window from Zingiber officinale cultivar Zhangliang chromosome 3A, Zo_v1.1, whole genome shotgun sequence contains the following coding sequences:
- the LOC122054209 gene encoding transcription initiation factor IIF subunit alpha-like, whose product MSLDLVLRPCCDRCHSTSDLYGSNCKHMTLCLECGKGMAANRGRCRLCSALITKLIQEYNVQAMANTDEDFHIGRFPSGLPPFSKNSAENRWSLDTEGLQERQLTDILENENKPWILEDETGHHQYQGQVEGPQSSTATRYLLKVHGRDCFAVPDGSRYNFRKIAQGKQLTLEEAEEIMNKRRHNATGHGRWMMKTATSGAASFREVKKNEGISQAEADEGSQVKTWKSNDEGDHSDKGDEDEEEWETRKNRFARNKLGVDDDEGDHSDKGDEDEEEWETRKNRFAGNKLGVDDDEGHHSDKGDEDEKEWETRKNRFARDKLGVDDDEEGGKGGDFNLDDDDDIEKGDDWEHEQTFTDDDEAVGIDPGEQEELDPIPTPPEIKQDEEDEDEENCTLSKSGKEMKQLLIKAAILNEFKGEEEEEDEDDDKDAPKDEPAETSPTNAAQPSGSGCSTPAESKAKSEHSSDDENRNDSLPVKTENTIVKAEAVMNSYKPSVSTKPPSTAAVTEEDIRAAVIVAGEPVKLRDLAAKFKPRVKTSEERHAFAEILKRISKLRKVNGHIYIVLRDK is encoded by the exons ATGAGTCTCGATTTGGTGCTGAGGCCGTGCTGCGACCGGTGTCACTCGACGTCTGACCTCTATGGGAGCAATTGCAAGCACATGACGCTGTGTCTCGAATGCGGCAAGGGCATGGCGGCAAATCGCGGCCGCTGCCGTCTATGTAGCGCCTTGATTACTAAATTGATCCAG GAGTACAACGTACAGGCAATGGCCAACACTGATGAGGATTTCCATATTGGAAGGTTCCCCTCTGGCTTGCCTCCATTTTCAAAGAATAGTGCAGAAAATAGGTGGTCTCTTGACACAGAAGGTCTTCAAGAACGTCAACTAACTGACATTTTGGAG AACGAGAATAAACCATGGATATTGGAAGATGAGACTGGCCATCATCAGTATCAGGGTCAAGTGGAGGGCCCACAATCTTCGACTGCTACTCGTTATCTGTTAAAGGTGCATGGGAGGGATTGTTTTGCTGTTCCAGATGGCTCCAG GTACAATTTCAGAAAAATTGCACAAGGCAAGCAACTTActttggaagaggctgaagaaataatgaataaaaggaggcACAATGCAACTGGACATGGGAGGTGGATGATGAAGACGGCAACTAGTGGTGCTGCTTCTTTTCGTGAAGTAAAGAAGAACGAAGGTATAAGCCAAGCTGAGGCTGACGAAGGCAGTCAAGTAAAGACATGGAAGAGCAATGATGAAGGAGATCATTCTGACAAGGGTGATGAAGATGAGGAAGAATGGGAAACAAGAAAGAACAGGTTCGCACGTAACAAATTgggtgttgatgatgatgaaggaGATCATTCTGACAAGGGTGATGAAGATGAGGAAGAATGGGAAACAAGAAAGAACAGGTTCGCAGGTAACAAATTgggtgttgatgatgatgaaggaCATCATTCTGACAAGGGTGATGAAGATGAGAAAGAATGGGAAACAAGAAAGAACAGGTTCGCACGTGACAAATTgggtgttgatgatgatgaagaaggtgGTAAAGGAGGTGATTTTAATCTAGATGATGACGACGACATCGAAAAAG GTGATGACTGGGAACACGAACAGACCTTCACAGATGATGATGAAGCTGTTGGTATTGATCCAGGGGAACAAGAGGAATTAGATCCTATTCCTACTCCACCTGAAATTAAGCAg GAtgaggaagatgaagatgaagaaaattGTACACTGAGTAAATCAGGGAAGGAAATGAAACAACTGCTTATAAAAGCTGCTATATTAAATGAATTCAagggtgaggaggaggaagaagatgaggat GATGATAAAGATGCTCCTAAGGATGAACCAGCAGAAACTAGTCCCACTAATGCAGCACAGCCCTCTGGATCTGGCTGCTCCACTCCTGCTGAATCAAAAGCAAAGAGCGAACACAGTAGTGACGATGAGAACAGAAATGATTCTCTACCCGTGAAGACGGAAAAT acAATTGTTAAAGCTGAGGCTGTTATGAATTCATATAAACCTAGTGTGTCGACTAAACCACCATCTACAGCAGCAGTTACTGAGGAGGATATTAGAGCTGCTGTTATTGTTGCTGGTGAACCTGTGAAGTTACGGGATTTAGCTGCAAAATTCAAACCCAGAGTGAAAACTTCAGAG GAAAGGCACGCCTTTGCTGAGATTCTCAAGAGAATATCCAAGTTACGGAAGGTCAATGGTCATATCTACATTGTGCTTAGAGACAAGTAG